From a single Drosophila sulfurigaster albostrigata strain 15112-1811.04 chromosome 3, ASM2355843v2, whole genome shotgun sequence genomic region:
- the LOC133840616 gene encoding putative mediator of RNA polymerase II transcription subunit 26: MNTRRSTGSINNNNNYTNHNNNNSERRNNRNKSLSRSLLAATAITTNAITPELHAINAKICRLVKQHPCMYDRSHPSYMRKSHVERAWEDIASQMNDDIDSCKERFRNIRTSFARSINVQRRANRVKPYYLSEELEFLKKHITPGVPVPIKGRRSRDSVRRGDEGDDDEAEELVQEPGALLHIKHSMSSGEEDNSSDSSEWASQEHAQSVASEAKQPSDDEQQKLIANAAIPPKKRRRTVVEGAPATEPTNNNGDVAVETKPMIDFDDAFLQGLRPEMNHMNFHQKLYFKRRVYELLGSIFEENEPPNNNINQVHSNGHPTATPSPNALQHLGLLPRAGLLQLPKLAPKPTKDL, encoded by the exons ATGAATACTCGACGCAGCACaggcagcatcaacaacaacaacaactacactaatcacaacaacaacaacagcgagaggcgcaacaacagaaacaagtCGCTGAGCAGAAGCCTtttagcagcaacagcgattACCACAAATGCGATAACACCCGAGTTGCATGCGATCAATGCCAAAATCTGTCGCCTGGTGAAGCAACATCCTTGCATGTACGATCGCTCGCATCCTTCGTACATGCGCAAATCACATGTGGAACGCGCATGGGAGGACATTGCCAGCCAGATGAATGATGACA TTGATAGTTGCAAGGAACGCTTTCGTAATATACGCACAAGTTTTGCCCGTTCCATCAACGTGCAGCGTCGCGCGAATCGCGTCAAGCCTTACTATCTGAGCGAGGAGCTCGAGTTTCTCAAGAAGCACATTACACCCGGCGTCCCGGTGCCCATCAAAGGCAGACGCTCACGCGACAGCGTTCGTCGCGGCGATGAGGGCGACGATGATGAGGCAGAGGAACTGGTCCAAGAGCCGGGCGCCTTGTTGCACATCAAACACTCGATGAGCAGCGGCGAAGAGGATAACAGCAGCGATAGCTCCGAGTGGGCCAGCCAGGAGCATGCGCAGAGCGTCGCCAGCGAGGCAAAGCAGCCGAGCGACGACGAACAACAGAAGCTAATAGCAAATGCCGCCATTCCGCCTAAAAAGCGTCGCCGCACAGTAGTCGAGGGGGCGCCAGCCACCGAG CCCACTAACAACAATGGAGATGTTGCTGTCGAAACGAAGCCAATGATAGACTTTGATGACGCTTTTCTGCAAGGACTTCGTCCCGAAATGAATCACATGAACTTCCATCAGAAACTGTATTTCAAGCGTCGCGTTTACGAGCTGCTGGGCTCAATATTCGAGGAAAACGAGCCACccaataacaatattaatcAAGTTCATTCGAATGGACACCCGACAGCAACACCTTCGCCGAATGCACTGCAGCATCTCGGCTTGTTACCACGCGCTGGCCTGTTGCAGTTGCCCAAATTGGCTCCCAAACCCACCAAAGATCTCTAA
- the LOC133840619 gene encoding mucin-2: MSLPSSHSAAYKANVKLCRAIEKEPTLYDPNHEHHRKRQPSEICWESVAAETGVSVDKCKRRWRQIRSDYIANRNAPNFLMAEELAFLNAHLPTPSELSTVGEKDTSKKDNESERDSKSKSKEPSVELSYKEEEYEDSEAVEEQPLSKLKQTTLSQKQTESEQDKIKPKDKKVEQKKEAKNKRKYSEYYEKEEEHEAEDKKEAAKLEQPQRLRLDSNKSEFFIKQSSKTTPNCLIIGKKQPTEDATTGPPQLADDHFDPMADESADETASVGGGRRLRRGPARKQLPIQKTVSEQRITRLSRRKSLSVAAALRLRSSTSPVKMTPLPRTITTSPKAAKVGQPAAATAAAAATSRDDIFPRPRAAPPAVVMARRPGQQLTQSPLQISSPTPSSSQSPAQPSSTAASATAPLMRQIIKPRPVPGTHHTVPAPIAAKRFAVPTVTAPRAPPPHSLHNDPLKLPPASKGATSSSPPQQQRLVSSSNTLVISTTSYPTASSNTTTMSSSSGTSSSISSGSNTVLTTSITASAIASTTTLVKRLEKCSQTDTADVFSDDYFLDMVRPQMREMNSRQKMRFKQKIFNALMETFDDATDFPDSGDLQHFNINTPSGYENVSDVELRLMRELVSIVSAAKHTPETTSTVATALILPTVAKSGAIAKAAKPQGAVAAASPAATASPAATSSTAKPNLDEKRMYRIMPMANGVKVPMTMLRQDSIDSNSSTSRSTPGIATVTGAAAAAARAKFVIPAKSPRIQDPLTTLLSTVPQVRQMGRRYSVCGGVGPSAALANSQSAAASVGAVVSPMNGSLEALLKRRLPNVSQSMVPPQQRPRYTQSPTGPIAPGNSLLVRRAAVAGAQKQMSPQGGMPLTQKSPQLSGNTGFNSFATPTTLQRVTSPQKRGMVIANVKGQGQQQAKSSVAAVRAAAPLGQIKSTSSPNVANLLSDSRPNMSNPAQRPPAPAQTSQAAIAIQSQPHSQPAKAAAAEAAAAKTAAAAEQREETQMAGIIAADYFDMSRIKREPQDIKREPQDIKREPQDIKREPQDIKREPLDIKREPQDIKREPQVINREPLDIKREPQDILDDILLYMYKY; this comes from the exons ATGTCATTGCCGTCATCGCATAGTGCAGCGTATAAGGCGAATGTTAAACTATGTCGGGCTATCGAGAAAGAACCTACTTTATATGATCCAAACCATGAACATCATAGAAAAAGACAGCCATCGGAGATTTGCTGGGAGTCGGTTGCGGCGGAGACGGGAGTGTCGG TGGATAAATGCAAACGACGCTGGCGTCAAATACGCAGCGATTACATTGCCAATCGCAATGCGCCGAACTTCCTCATGGCCGAAGAGCTTGCGTTTCTTAACGCTCACCTGCCGACGCCGTCCGAGTTGAGTACGGTCGGCGAAAAGGATACAAGTAAGAAGGACAAtgagagcgagcgagatagCAAGAGTAAGAGCAAGGAACCTTCGGTTGAGCTGAGCTATAAAGAGGAGGAATACGAAGACTCAGAAGCAGTTGAGGAACAGCCGTTGTCCAAGCTAAAGCAGACAACTTtgagccaaaaacaaacagaatcCGAACAAGACAAAATCAAGCCAAAGGACAAGAAAGTCGAGCAGAAGAAGGAAGCCAAGAACAAGCGTAAATACAGCGAATATTACGAGAAGGAAGAGGAACACGAAGCAGAGGacaaaaaagaagcagcaaagCTGGAGCAGCCACAACGCCTGCGTCTCGACAGCAACAAGTCAGAGTTCTTCATCAAGCAGAGCAGCAAGACGACACCTAACTGTCTCATCATTGGCAAGAAACAGCCCACAGAAGACGCCACAACGGGGCCGCCACAGCTTGCCGACGATCACTTCGATCCAATGGCCGACGAAAGTGCCGATGAAACCGCAAGCGTTGGTGGTGGTCGACGGCTGCGTCGCGGTCCCGCTCGCAAGCAGCTCCCCATACAGAAGACAGTCTCGGAGCAACGCATAACCCGACTGTCGCGTCGCAAGTCCTTGTCCGTGGCGGCTGCGCTCCGACTGCGCAGCTCCACATCGCCGGTGAAGATGACACCGCTGCCACGCACCATAACAACTTCTCCCAAGGCAGCCAAAGTCgggcaaccagcagcagcaactgcagcggctgctgctacTTCACGGGATGACATCTTTCCGCGTCCACGCGCCGCGCCACCTGCTGTGGTCATGGCCCGTCGTCCTGGCCAGCAGTTAACACAGTCGCCTCTACAGATCTCGTCGCCAACCCCATCATCATCGCAGTCACCAGCGCAACCCTCGTCCACAGCTGCCTCCGCGACTGCACCGCTTATGCGTCAGATCATCAAGCCGCGCCCTGTACCAGGAACACACCACACAGTTCCTGCTCCAATTGCAGCCAAGCGTTTTGCAGTGCCCACGGTTACAGCGCCTCGTGCGCCACCGCCACACAGTCTACACAACGATCCTTTGAAGTTGCCACCAGCCAGCAAAGGGGCCACATCCTCTTCGCCACCGCAGCAACAACGTTTGGTCTCCTCCAGCAACACGCTCGTCATAAGCACCACCAGCTACCCGACGGCTAGCAGCAACACCACAACCATGAGCTCCAGCTCCGGTACCAGTTCCAGTATCAGTTCCGGTTCCAACACAGTACTCACCACCTCCATCACAGCCTCGGCGATTGCGAGCACCACAACTCTCGTCAAGCGCTTGGAGAAGTGCTCACAAACCGACACCGCAGATGTCTTTTCGGATGATTATTTCCTGGACATGGTGCGACCGCAGATGCGTGAAATGAATTCCCGCCAGAAGATGCGCTTCAAGCAGAAGATCTTTAACGCGCTCATGGAGACCTTCGATGATGCCACCGATTTTCCTGATAGCGGTGACTTGCAGCATTTCAACATTAATACTCCATCGGGTTACGAGAATGTCTCCGATGTGGAGTTGCGTTTGATGCGTGAGCTTGTGAGTATTGTCAGCGCTGCCAAGCACACGCCAGAGACAACATCGACGGTGGCAACAGCCTTGATCTTGCCCACTGTGGCTAAGAGCGGTGCTATAGCGAAGGCAGCCAAGCCGCAAGGCGCGGTAGCAGCAGCGTCGccagcagcgacagcgtcGCCAGCAGCGACATCGTCGACAGCCAAGCCGAATCTCGATGAGAAGCGAATGTATCGCATCATGCCCATGGCAAATGGCGTAAAGGTGCCGATGACGATGTTGCGTCAGGACAgcatcgacagcaacagcagcacctcACGCAGCACGCCCGGGATTGCAACCGTAACCGGAGCTGCCGCAGCTGCGGCACGTGCCAAGTTTGTTATACCCGCCAAGTCGCCGCGCATACAAGATCCCCTAACTACGCTGCTGAGCACAGTGCCACAAGTGCGTCAGATGGGAAGACGCTACTCCGTCTGCGGAGGTGTTGGACCCAGCGCCGCGTTGGCCAACTCGCAATCGGCTGCTGCCTCTGTTGGCGCCGTTGTGTCGCCCATGAATGGTTCCTTGGAGGCGCTGCTCAAGCGTCGTCTCCCCAATGTGTCGCAATCGATGGTGCCACCGCAGCAACGTCCGCGTTACACACAGAGTCCCACCGGACCCATTGCACCTGGGAACAGTTTGCTGGTGCGTCGCGCTGCTGTGGCAGGTGCACAGAAGCAAATGTCGCCACAGGGCGGCATGCCACTAACACAAAAGTCACCGCAGCTCAGCGGCAATACGGGATTCAACTCGTTTGCCACTCCCACAACTCTGCAACGTGTCACATCGCCACAGAAACGTGGCATGGTCATCGCTAATGTGAAGGGTCAAGGTCAACAGCAGGCAAAATCTTCGGTGGCTGCTGTGCGCGCTGCGGCGCCTCTCGGTCAAATCAAGTCGACGTCGTCGCCTAATGTGGCAAATTTGTTGAGCGATTCACGTCCAAACATGTCCAATCCAGCTCAACGACCCCCAGCTCCCGCACAGACATCAcaagctgcaattgcaattcaatctCAGCCACATTCCCAGCCAGCcaaagcagccgcagcagaagctgcagcagctaagacagcagcagccgcagagCAACGTGAGGAGACGCAGATGGCGGGCATCATTGCCGCCGATTACTTTGATATGAGTCGC
- the LOC133840618 gene encoding uncharacterized protein LOC133840618 — translation MKYLAIIALLLPLVYGAVVPRSQQADVDLIPDISTAEDGKDSILIPDMSVASDADETVHSKSFRQLFRKEEASVPDMSVAADAEDNHTAQAKVQVPDMSVAADALDKVEANVDLVPDMSVAADALDKVEANVDFVPDMSVASDAL, via the exons ATGAAATACCTGGCAATTATTGCTCTGCTTTTGCCCCTCGTCTATGGCGCTGTGGTGCCAAGGTCCCAGCAAGCCGATGTGGATCTTATTCCCGATATTTCCACGGCcgaggatggcaaggatagcATTCTGATCCCCGATATGTCGGTGGCCAGCGATGCTGATGAAACCGTGCACAGCAAATCCTTCCGTCAGCTGTTCCGTAAGGAGGAAGCTTCTGTGCCCGATATGTCTGTCGCTGCCGATGCTGAGGATAACCACA CTGCCCAGGCTAAGGTTCAGGTTCCCGACATGTCCGTTGCCGCCGATGCTCTAGACAAAG TTGAGGCTAATGTCGATCTTGTACCCGACATGTCCGTTGCCGCCGATGCTCTGGACAAGG TTGAGGCTAATGTCGATTTTGTACCCGACATGTCCGTCGCCAGCGATGCCTTGTAA